In Tripterygium wilfordii isolate XIE 37 chromosome 17, ASM1340144v1, whole genome shotgun sequence, the genomic window aatttgagccattcagtttgatcccataaggaatagaggttggttcttgagttggcgtcaccacaggtggaactataagagcaccggattcagccatgagttgtttgtaatttctggatgagattctggttcaatggtgcaatcggcacctgttatggacgaagcaatcggcttctgtcggatggttggagcagtcggcccctagtagctacggtgatggagaggtagtatgttaagagaaccttgctccgataccaacttaattttgcaatcaattaatttttattgaagtgggaaacacctatatagctattacattggtttacaatcaatgatctacgtaattacaatctctatcaaagtcactatcaaagtcaacaattgaggcatcaattatgaacttagacaaatcaatattgattgccgaatcttcaattaaggaaagtcttcaatcaatattgagtttgtcaataaagtcttcaatcaatattgagtttgtcaataaagtcttcaatcaataaagtaaatcttgggtaaatctttgactctattcaacacaaTCATACTACCTGATACTTCCTTAAAAGCGATCTCGATCTTTAAACCCATCCTTCTCTTGACAAAAAAACCTTTATTCGGATATCCTTCCGCCAAACCCGTTGTATCAGACCTTACTATTGACGCATGAAACTTGCTAAGTGACTAGTCCCAGGATTGAGACATCTCTGTCACATATGACATTTTCTCTAACGTTAACATGAATCAAAGCCTCCTATAATCAAAAGGACTATTTAAGCTAAAATCCTTTTTTAATAGTTAAAAGGATTTTCTTATTCCTCCTCCCAGCACCTTATGAGCTCTATCTTTTCTGGATAAACTGATCCCAAAGCTCTTCCGAAAATATTAACCATAGACTCTCAAACATTGAACATTCATAGACCAGCTCTATTTTAATATCCTTTTTGTCATCTTGATTGTCTCTAACTTGATCGTCAAAGACCTTGATTGGCATCCCACTGGTGTCCAAGGTCTGATTCAATCATCATCCTTTGCTCGTTTTTGCAATTGTTAGTTATCCCTTTTAAATATTCTTTAATTGTAGATTTCAACACCCTATAAGTTTATAATTCACCGTTGGAAGCGGAGGGATCTTAATTAATCCATTTTTCGATTCCGAAAAAGTATAGTTTGTATAGCTAACCCTTTAATATATAGCCCAATGAGGTAGTTAACCCTTTAATAGCCCAAGGGGACGCCGCCATAGGAGCGGCATGCAAAGACTCCGGAACCTGAACTTAATATgcgatgaaaaaaaaaaaaaaaaacaccaaccgCAAGAAAAGTATAAGATTACAAAGCTAGCCAagacttattatttttcttcattttccaaATTTATTTCCCAATCTACAAAAATTGTAATGGGGCATGAGCTATGCCTTTTCTTCATTATGTTCATCATCATAACAAGATTTCAAGCAAGAGTTGATCCACTAAATCACCCAACAAACCATTCTCAACTTCCATAGCTAACTCATTCCCCTCTTCCTCAAATCCACTACTACTCCACCTTCTTCGTCGTCCTTCCATATAGAGGTCATTAACCAAAGCCTCCCTCCTTTCTTGTTCGTCATTGTCATCAACTCCCAAATCCAACAATGTACTGTGTTCCCCTCTCAACCAAACTCTTGCTTTCCTAGTAAGGGTCTCATTTTCCAGCCCTGGATGTCCGATTTGGTCATTTGTGTCTGCACCTAATTCATCTCTAAAGAAATCTAACAATACTAGTTGCTCCACAGTGTCCAGTGAAGTTGTTGTCTTCACTTGTTCCAATAGGTGCCATGCAGTTACAGTATTCTTCTCTTCAATCTCCTCATCTCTTAATTCTTCttgttcctcttcttcttcttcttcttgctcaaTGTCAGTACTGCTGTTAGTTTCTTCGTCCATTGACATCCATTTTTCGAGGTTGACGGGGTCCACTTTGGCTAGACTCTCGAACCGTCTGATCTTTTGCATCAGCTTTTCTTTGGTCCCTGTTAATTAATCCAATTAAATCTCAAGCTATCagcataaatatttatttatatatatatatatcattcaaaTTATATAATAGAATTAAGAAGAAAACATTTACATACTTTCAATGTTGACGAGGCTTTGATCCAAAGATGACAAGGACTCTTCATCCTCTTCGAATTCATGATGAAGCACTGAAATTGGACTCTGCTCATGTCTTTCCTCCTCACATGGTGCCTCTCCCTGTTCATGATTTTCGAATCAATATGTATTAATATGTGAAATGCTATCCAACATCTTTAGGGCATTAGATAAATATGATA contains:
- the LOC119983151 gene encoding uncharacterized protein LOC119983151, which translates into the protein MCPNTTMPRMLKDYLLEDLNSCSSTGFKSFPRNPPLSDYAARRPRPSRIPSTKAASTTISAFQAMINAVKKNIQFLKSPSVILPRSLSRTLSRRNSTKNKNREHNLNVRQVKITVKDIMRWTSFRDINVVNHSEPFESAPSPDHHCTNTTISTTTTTTTTSSCTCSSSGSSWCDSDFTEEDLQSWGGNCEEDVGENDVADKPVVPNNCEDVNTVEPKGEAPCEEERHEQSPISVLHHEFEEDEESLSSLDQSLVNIERTKEKLMQKIRRFESLAKVDPVNLEKWMSMDEETNSSTDIEQEEEEEEEQEELRDEEIEEKNTVTAWHLLEQVKTTTSLDTVEQLVLLDFFRDELGADTNDQIGHPGLENETLTRKARVWLRGEHSTLLDLGVDDNDEQERREALVNDLYMEGRRRRWSSSGFEEEGNELAMEVENGLLGDLVDQLLLEILL